One stretch of Ornithinimicrobium ciconiae DNA includes these proteins:
- the fusA gene encoding elongation factor G, which yields MAQDVLTDLTMVRNIGIMAHIDAGKTTTTERILFYTGVKHKMGETHDGASTTDWMEQEKERGITITSAAVTSYWKGHQINLIDTPGHVDFTVEVERNLRVLDGAVAVFDGKEGVEPQSETVWRQADKYGVPRMCFINKMDKMGADFYYSVQTMVDRLGATPLVMQLPIGAESDFVGVIDLVRMKALTWHGETALGEDYDVEDIPADLQAKADEYRALLVEKVAEADDELLEKFLGGEELTEDEIKAGVRKLTLASEVNPVFCGTAFKNKGVQPLLDAVIDYLPSPMDVRPTEGHKPGDEETVIYRKADTTEPFAALAFKIATHPFFGTLTYIRVYSGEIRGGQPVMNATKGKKERLGKLFQMHANKENPVDHASAGHIYAVIGLKDTTTGDTLCDMNDQIILESMTFPEPVIHVAIEPKTKGDQEKLGTAIQKLAQEDPTFTVRLDDETGQTIIGGMGELHLDILVDRMKREFKVEANVGAPQVAYRETIRRSVEKYDYTHKKQTGGSGQFAKVQMTFEPMDTTEGELYSFENAVTGGRIPREYIPSVDQGIQEAMQLGVLAGYPLVGIKATLLDGAYHDVDSSEMAFKIAGSMVLKEAVRKADPVLLEPVMAVEVRTPEDYMGDVIGDLNSRRGQIQAMEDISGAKIVRAVVPLSEMFGYVGDLRSKTQGRANYTMQFDSYAEVPRNVAEEIIKKIRGE from the coding sequence GTGGCACAGGACGTCCTGACGGACCTGACGATGGTCCGCAACATCGGCATCATGGCTCACATCGATGCCGGCAAGACCACGACCACCGAGCGCATCCTGTTCTACACCGGTGTGAAGCACAAGATGGGCGAGACCCACGACGGTGCCTCGACGACCGACTGGATGGAGCAGGAGAAGGAGCGGGGGATCACCATCACCTCCGCGGCCGTGACCAGTTACTGGAAGGGCCACCAGATCAACCTGATCGACACGCCCGGTCACGTGGACTTCACCGTTGAGGTCGAGCGCAACCTGCGCGTCCTCGACGGAGCCGTCGCCGTCTTCGACGGCAAGGAGGGCGTGGAGCCGCAGTCCGAGACGGTCTGGCGCCAGGCTGACAAGTACGGCGTCCCGCGCATGTGCTTCATCAACAAGATGGACAAGATGGGCGCGGACTTCTACTACTCGGTGCAGACCATGGTGGACCGCCTCGGCGCGACCCCCCTGGTGATGCAGCTGCCGATCGGTGCTGAGTCCGACTTCGTCGGGGTCATCGACCTGGTCCGCATGAAGGCCCTGACCTGGCACGGTGAGACCGCGCTGGGCGAGGACTACGACGTGGAAGACATCCCGGCGGACCTGCAGGCCAAGGCGGACGAGTACCGTGCGCTGCTGGTCGAGAAGGTTGCTGAGGCTGACGACGAGCTGCTCGAGAAGTTCCTCGGTGGCGAGGAGCTGACCGAGGACGAGATCAAGGCGGGTGTGCGCAAGCTCACCCTGGCCAGCGAGGTCAACCCGGTCTTCTGTGGCACCGCCTTCAAGAACAAGGGCGTCCAGCCCCTGCTCGACGCGGTCATCGACTACCTGCCTAGCCCGATGGACGTCCGTCCCACCGAGGGCCACAAGCCCGGTGACGAGGAGACGGTGATCTACCGCAAGGCCGACACCACTGAGCCGTTCGCGGCCCTGGCCTTCAAGATCGCCACCCACCCGTTCTTCGGGACACTGACCTACATCCGGGTCTACTCCGGTGAGATCCGCGGTGGGCAGCCAGTCATGAACGCGACCAAGGGCAAGAAGGAGCGTCTGGGCAAGTTGTTCCAGATGCACGCCAACAAGGAGAACCCGGTCGACCACGCCTCCGCGGGTCACATCTATGCCGTGATCGGACTGAAGGACACCACCACCGGTGACACCCTGTGCGACATGAATGACCAGATCATCCTGGAGTCGATGACCTTCCCGGAGCCGGTCATTCACGTGGCCATCGAGCCCAAGACCAAGGGTGACCAGGAAAAGCTCGGCACCGCGATCCAGAAGTTGGCGCAGGAGGACCCCACCTTCACCGTCCGCCTCGACGACGAGACCGGCCAGACCATCATCGGTGGCATGGGCGAGCTCCACCTCGACATCCTGGTCGACCGCATGAAGCGGGAGTTCAAGGTCGAGGCCAACGTCGGTGCGCCGCAGGTGGCCTACCGCGAGACGATCCGTCGTTCCGTGGAGAAGTACGACTACACGCACAAGAAGCAGACGGGTGGCTCCGGTCAGTTCGCGAAGGTGCAGATGACCTTCGAGCCGATGGACACCACCGAGGGCGAGCTCTACTCCTTCGAGAACGCCGTCACCGGTGGTCGCATCCCGCGTGAGTACATCCCCAGTGTCGACCAGGGTATCCAGGAGGCCATGCAGCTCGGTGTCCTCGCGGGCTACCCGCTGGTGGGCATCAAGGCGACCCTGCTCGACGGTGCCTACCACGACGTCGACTCCTCGGAGATGGCGTTCAAGATTGCCGGCTCCATGGTCCTCAAGGAGGCAGTCCGCAAGGCGGACCCCGTCCTCCTCGAGCCCGTGATGGCCGTCGAGGTGCGCACGCCCGAGGACTACATGGGTGATGTGATTGGTGACCTGAACTCCCGCCGTGGCCAGATCCAGGCCATGGAGGACATCAGCGGAGCCAAGATCGTGCGCGCAGTGGTGCCGCTGTCAGAGATGTTCGGGTACGTTGGTGACCTTCGGTCCAAGACCCAGGGCCGCGCTAACTACACGATGCAGTTCGACTCCTATGCCGAGGTTCCCCGGAACGTCGCGGAGGAGATCATCAAGAAAATCCGTGGTGAGTGA
- the rpsL gene encoding 30S ribosomal protein S12: protein MPTINQLVRKGRQDKAKKANSPALKGNPQRRGVCTRVYTTTPKKPNSALRKVARVKLTSGIEVTAYIPGVGHNLQEHSIVLVRGGRVKDLPGVRYKIVRGSLDTQGVKGRNQSRSRYGAKKEKK from the coding sequence GTGCCCACAATCAACCAGCTCGTCCGCAAGGGGCGCCAGGACAAGGCCAAGAAGGCCAACAGTCCTGCCCTGAAGGGGAACCCCCAGCGGCGCGGCGTCTGCACCCGCGTCTACACCACCACCCCGAAGAAGCCGAACTCTGCCCTGCGCAAGGTCGCTCGTGTGAAGCTGACCAGCGGCATCGAGGTCACGGCCTACATCCCAGGGGTCGGCCACAACCTGCAGGAGCACTCCATCGTCCTGGTCCGTGGTGGCCGTGTGAAGGACCTCCCGGGTGTGCGCTACAAGATCGTCCGCGGCTCGCTTGACACCCAGGGTGTCAAGGGTCGCAACCAGTCCCGCTCCCGTTACGGCGCGAAGAAGGAGAAGAAGTAA
- a CDS encoding GNAT family N-acetyltransferase has translation MSSTTPLEVARAVGAVRAALPLTTQRCVLREVVAGDEAALSAYRSDPEVTRFLGHPPLDAAGVGELLERWRGEAGSVSLVAQRLSPATGENDAGESGTGESGAGESGTVPTGSVVGDVRIRFRPSSALSPATTSAVDAALGYAFHPRVHGLGLATECVRAVLDLTLGAAGARRVTARVFAPASPSTRLLTRLGFTRDGVDRAAVLAPDGVTWWDDELWSRFPDGGSVPETLRQAPQKQR, from the coding sequence GTGAGCAGCACCACGCCGCTGGAGGTCGCCCGCGCCGTCGGAGCGGTGCGTGCCGCGTTGCCCCTGACCACACAGCGCTGCGTGCTCCGCGAGGTGGTGGCCGGTGACGAGGCTGCGCTGAGTGCCTACCGCAGCGACCCGGAGGTCACCAGGTTTCTCGGCCACCCGCCACTGGATGCCGCCGGGGTAGGGGAGTTGCTGGAGCGATGGCGCGGGGAGGCCGGGTCGGTCAGCCTCGTGGCGCAGCGGCTGAGCCCGGCGACGGGGGAGAACGACGCGGGGGAGAGCGGCACGGGGGAGAGCGGCGCGGGGGAAAGCGGCACGGTGCCGACCGGCAGTGTGGTGGGTGATGTCCGGATCCGCTTCAGACCGTCATCGGCGCTGTCGCCGGCCACGACGAGCGCCGTCGACGCGGCGCTGGGCTATGCCTTCCACCCTCGGGTGCACGGCCTGGGGCTGGCCACCGAGTGTGTCCGTGCGGTCCTGGACCTCACGCTCGGTGCCGCGGGGGCCCGTCGTGTGACAGCCCGGGTCTTTGCACCGGCGAGCCCGTCCACCAGGTTGTTGACCAGGCTCGGCTTCACCCGTGATGGTGTCGACCGTGCCGCGGTCCTGGCTCCGGACGGGGTGACCTGGTGGGACGACGAGCTGTGGAGCAGGTTCCCCGATGGTGGTTCGGTGCCCGAGACGCTGCGTCAGGCTCCTCAGAAGCAGCGCTGA
- a CDS encoding DNA-directed RNA polymerase subunit beta' yields MLDVNFFDELRIGLATAEDIRKWSHGEVKKPETINYRTLKPEKDGLFCEKIFGPTRDWECYCGKYKRVRFKGIICERCGVEVTRAGVRRERMGHIELAAPVTHIWYFKGVPSRLGYLLDLAPKDLEKVIYFAAYMITHVDEDQRHKDLPSLEAEIDSERKVLENRRDADVEARAKKLEADLAELEAEGAKADARRKVRDGAEREMNQIRRRADQQVERLDQVWDRFKNLKVQDLEGDEILYREMRDRFGQYFEGGMGAAALQKRLQNFDLEAEVELLREIIATGKGQKKTRAIKRLKVVTSFLTTVNNPDGMVLDCVPVIPPDLRPMVQLDGGRFATSDLNDLYRRVINRNNRLKRLLDLGAPEIIVNNEKRMLQEAVDSLFDNGRRGRAVTGPGNRPLKSLSDMLKGKQGRFRQNLLGKRVDYSGRSVIVVGPQLKLHQCGLPKQMALELFKPFVMKRLVDLDHAQNIKSAKRMVERGRSVVWDVLEEVITDHPVLLNRAPTLHRLGIQAFEPQLVEGKAIQIHPLVCTAFNADFDGDQMAVHLPLSAEAQAEARILMLSSNNILKPADGRPVTMPTQDMVIGLFHLTSESFDAPAEETELHSFISIAEAQMAYDAGKIEIGTPIRLRVRDTAAPLGHELPEDAEVSEDGIASEFLVETTLGRAIFNISLPPNYPFVNDVVDKKRLSGIVNDLAERYTKVQVAASLDSLKDTGFYWATRSGTTVAISDVMTPPRKAEILDIYDAKAAKVQTQYERGLITDDERRQELIEIWTQATNEVAKELETTMPKDNTIYRMVTSGARGNWFQLRQIAGMRGLMANPKGEIIPRPIKSNFREGLSVLEFFISTHGARKGLADTALRTADSGYLTRRLVDVSQDVIIREDDCGTDRGFLMPIAVDTLSGDLREHDDVETAVYARTLAQDVELDGQVLAEAGIDLGDVVIDALVAAGVKDVKVRSVLTCESLVGTCAKCYGRSLATGKLVDIGEAVGIIAAQSIGEPGTQLTMRTFHTGGVAGDDITQGLPRVVELFEARTPKAVAPIAEASGRVQIEDTDKSRRILLIPDDGSDEHAYPVTKRQRLLVADGEHVEVGRQLVQGAIDPKQVLRILGPRAAQQHLVDEVQAVYRQQGVSIHDKHIEVIVRQMLRRITVIEAGDAQLLPGELVERGRFETENRRVVSESGKPASGRPELMGITKASLATDSWLSAASFQETTRVLTEAAMQAKSDPLLGLKENVILGKLIPAGTGLPRYRNLTVEPTEEAKAAAYAVPDYDQFEYPAFGPGSGEAVRLDDLSVGDDRY; encoded by the coding sequence GTGCTCGACGTCAACTTCTTCGACGAGTTGCGGATTGGCCTGGCCACTGCGGAGGACATCCGCAAGTGGAGCCACGGCGAGGTCAAGAAGCCCGAAACCATCAACTACCGCACCCTCAAGCCGGAAAAGGACGGGCTCTTCTGCGAGAAGATCTTCGGTCCCACCCGGGACTGGGAGTGCTACTGCGGCAAGTACAAGCGTGTCCGCTTCAAGGGAATCATCTGTGAGCGCTGCGGCGTCGAGGTGACCCGCGCTGGCGTGCGTCGCGAGCGGATGGGGCACATCGAGCTCGCCGCCCCGGTGACGCACATCTGGTACTTCAAGGGTGTGCCGAGCCGCCTGGGCTACCTGCTGGACCTGGCGCCGAAGGACCTCGAGAAGGTCATCTACTTCGCGGCCTACATGATCACCCACGTCGACGAGGACCAGCGGCACAAGGACCTGCCCTCGCTCGAGGCGGAGATCGACAGCGAGCGCAAGGTGCTCGAGAACCGTCGTGACGCTGACGTCGAGGCCCGCGCCAAGAAGCTCGAGGCCGACCTGGCCGAGCTGGAGGCCGAGGGTGCCAAGGCCGACGCACGCCGCAAGGTGCGCGACGGTGCCGAGCGCGAGATGAACCAGATCCGTCGTCGTGCCGACCAGCAGGTCGAGCGCCTCGACCAGGTCTGGGACCGGTTCAAGAACCTCAAGGTCCAGGACCTCGAGGGCGACGAGATCCTCTACCGCGAGATGCGTGACCGGTTCGGTCAGTACTTCGAGGGTGGCATGGGTGCTGCGGCGCTGCAGAAGCGCCTGCAGAACTTTGACCTCGAGGCCGAGGTGGAGCTGCTCCGCGAGATCATCGCCACCGGCAAGGGACAGAAGAAGACTCGGGCCATCAAGCGGCTCAAGGTCGTGACCTCGTTCCTGACGACGGTGAACAACCCCGACGGCATGGTGCTGGACTGCGTGCCGGTCATCCCGCCGGACCTGCGTCCGATGGTGCAGCTGGACGGTGGCCGCTTCGCGACCTCCGACCTCAACGACCTCTACCGCCGCGTGATCAACCGCAACAACCGGCTCAAGCGACTGCTTGACCTGGGCGCCCCGGAGATCATCGTCAACAACGAGAAGCGGATGCTCCAGGAGGCCGTTGACTCGCTGTTCGACAACGGTCGTCGTGGCCGCGCCGTCACCGGCCCGGGCAACCGGCCGCTGAAGTCGCTGTCCGACATGCTCAAGGGCAAGCAGGGTCGCTTCCGTCAGAACCTGCTCGGCAAGCGTGTCGACTACTCCGGCCGTTCGGTCATCGTCGTCGGCCCGCAGTTGAAGCTGCACCAGTGTGGTCTGCCCAAGCAGATGGCGCTGGAGCTGTTCAAGCCGTTCGTGATGAAGCGCCTGGTCGACCTCGACCATGCTCAGAACATCAAGTCCGCCAAGCGGATGGTCGAGCGCGGCCGCTCCGTGGTGTGGGACGTGCTTGAGGAGGTCATCACCGACCACCCCGTGCTGCTGAACCGTGCACCCACGCTGCACCGCCTCGGCATCCAGGCCTTCGAGCCGCAGTTGGTCGAGGGCAAGGCCATCCAGATCCACCCGCTGGTCTGCACCGCGTTCAACGCAGACTTCGACGGTGACCAGATGGCCGTCCACCTGCCGCTGTCCGCAGAGGCGCAGGCCGAGGCCCGGATCTTGATGCTCTCGAGCAACAACATCCTGAAGCCGGCCGACGGCCGTCCCGTGACGATGCCGACCCAGGACATGGTCATCGGTCTGTTCCACCTGACGTCGGAGTCGTTCGACGCCCCGGCCGAGGAGACCGAGCTGCACTCGTTCATCTCGATCGCCGAGGCTCAGATGGCCTACGACGCCGGGAAGATCGAGATCGGCACGCCGATCCGGCTGCGCGTGCGGGACACCGCCGCCCCGCTGGGTCACGAGCTGCCCGAGGACGCCGAGGTGTCCGAGGACGGCATCGCCTCGGAGTTCCTGGTCGAGACCACGCTGGGTCGGGCGATCTTCAACATCTCCCTGCCGCCGAACTACCCGTTCGTCAACGACGTGGTCGACAAGAAGCGGCTGTCCGGGATCGTCAACGACCTCGCCGAGCGCTACACCAAGGTGCAGGTCGCGGCGTCGCTGGATTCGCTGAAGGACACCGGCTTCTATTGGGCGACCCGCTCGGGCACGACCGTGGCCATCTCCGATGTCATGACCCCGCCGCGCAAGGCGGAGATCCTGGACATCTATGACGCCAAGGCAGCCAAGGTCCAGACGCAGTATGAGCGTGGTCTGATCACCGACGACGAGCGCCGTCAGGAGCTCATCGAGATCTGGACCCAGGCGACCAATGAGGTGGCCAAGGAGCTCGAGACCACGATGCCCAAGGACAACACCATCTATCGGATGGTCACCTCGGGTGCACGAGGCAACTGGTTCCAGCTGCGTCAGATCGCCGGCATGCGTGGCCTGATGGCAAACCCGAAGGGCGAGATCATCCCGCGTCCGATCAAGTCCAACTTCCGTGAGGGCCTGTCGGTGCTGGAGTTCTTCATCTCCACGCACGGTGCCCGCAAGGGACTGGCCGACACCGCGCTGCGCACCGCCGACTCGGGTTATCTGACCCGTCGTCTGGTGGACGTCAGCCAGGACGTGATCATCCGTGAGGACGACTGTGGCACCGACCGCGGGTTCCTCATGCCGATCGCCGTCGACACCCTCAGCGGTGACCTGCGCGAGCACGACGACGTCGAGACCGCGGTCTATGCCCGCACCCTCGCCCAGGACGTGGAGCTCGACGGGCAGGTGCTGGCCGAGGCCGGCATCGACCTCGGTGACGTGGTCATCGACGCCCTGGTCGCCGCCGGCGTCAAGGACGTCAAGGTCCGCTCGGTGCTCACCTGTGAGTCGCTGGTCGGCACCTGCGCCAAGTGCTACGGCCGTTCGCTGGCCACCGGCAAGCTGGTCGACATCGGTGAGGCCGTCGGCATCATCGCGGCCCAGTCGATCGGTGAGCCCGGCACCCAGCTGACGATGCGCACCTTCCACACCGGTGGTGTGGCCGGTGACGACATCACGCAGGGTCTGCCGCGTGTCGTCGAGCTGTTCGAGGCCCGCACGCCCAAGGCGGTCGCTCCGATCGCCGAGGCGTCCGGCCGCGTCCAGATCGAGGACACCGACAAGTCCCGCCGGATTCTGCTGATCCCGGACGACGGTTCGGACGAGCACGCCTACCCGGTGACCAAGCGGCAGCGGCTGCTGGTCGCCGACGGCGAGCACGTCGAGGTCGGCCGTCAGCTCGTCCAGGGGGCGATCGACCCCAAGCAGGTCCTGCGCATCCTCGGTCCGCGTGCTGCCCAGCAGCACCTGGTGGACGAGGTCCAGGCGGTCTACCGCCAGCAGGGTGTGTCGATCCACGACAAGCACATCGAGGTCATCGTGCGGCAGATGCTGCGGCGCATCACGGTCATCGAGGCCGGCGACGCGCAGCTGCTGCCGGGTGAGCTGGTCGAGCGCGGTCGGTTCGAGACCGAGAACCGTCGCGTCGTGTCCGAGTCCGGCAAGCCGGCCTCGGGTCGTCCCGAGCTGATGGGCATCACGAAGGCCTCGCTGGCCACCGACTCGTGGCTGTCCGCGGCATCCTTCCAGGAGACCACGCGGGTGCTCACGGAGGCGGCCATGCAGGCCAAGTCCGACCCGCTGCTGGGGCTGAAGGAGAACGTCATCCTCGGCAAGCTGATCCCGGCCGGCACAGGGCTGCCGCGCTACCGCAACCTCACCGTGGAGCCCACGGAGGAGGCCAAGGCAGCCGCCTACGCCGTGCCGGACTACGACCAGTTCGAGTACCCGGCCTTCGGTCCGGGCTCCGGCGAGGCCGTCCGCCTGGACGACCTGTCCGTCGGCGACGACCGCTACTGA
- the rpsG gene encoding 30S ribosomal protein S7 produces the protein MPRKGPAPKRPLISDPVYGSTLVTQLVNKILVDGKKAVAETIVYGAMEGVRAKTGTDPVATLKRALDNIRPALEVKSRRVGGATYQVPIEVKPGRSTTLALRWLVGYSRQRREKTMTERLMNEILDASNGLGAAVKRREDTHKMAEANKAFAHYRW, from the coding sequence ATGCCTCGTAAGGGCCCCGCTCCCAAGCGTCCGCTGATCTCCGACCCCGTCTACGGGTCCACGCTGGTCACGCAGCTGGTCAACAAGATCCTGGTCGACGGCAAGAAGGCCGTCGCCGAGACCATCGTCTACGGCGCCATGGAGGGCGTCCGCGCCAAGACCGGCACGGACCCCGTGGCCACGCTGAAGCGTGCGCTGGACAACATCCGCCCGGCGCTGGAGGTCAAGAGCCGCCGCGTCGGTGGTGCGACCTACCAGGTGCCGATCGAGGTCAAGCCGGGTCGCTCCACCACGCTGGCCCTGCGCTGGCTGGTCGGCTACTCCCGTCAGCGTCGTGAGAAGACGATGACCGAGCGCCTGATGAACGAGATCCTGGACGCCAGCAACGGTCTGGGCGCCGCGGTGAAGCGCCGCGAGGACACCCACAAGATGGCCGAAGCCAACAAGGCCTTCGCGCACTACCGCTGGTGA
- the rpoB gene encoding DNA-directed RNA polymerase subunit beta, which produces MAASRTAKTTVSTARTASGRLSFAKIREPLEVPDLLALQTESFDWLLGNEHWQARVAAAKEAGKDDVPDRSGLEEIFEEISPIEDFSGSMSLSFRDHRFEEQKYSIDECKERDMTYSAPLFVTAEFINNTTGEIKSQTVFMGDFPLMTDRGTFIINGTERVVVSQLVRSPGVYFERTLDKTADKDIYSTKVIPSRGAWLEFEIDKRDMVGVRVDRKRKQSVTVLLKALGWTEAQILEEFGEYESMRATLEKDHTADQDEALLDIYRKLRPGEPPTKEAAQTLLDNLYFNPKRYDLAKVGRYKINKKLGVEAPLSESVLGVDDIVATIKYIVALHAGEETLPVTRNGETGELRVEVDDIDHFGNRRLRSVGELIQNQVRTGLSRMERVVRERMTTQDVEAITPQTLINIRPVVASIKEFFGTSQLSQFMDQNNPLSGLTHKRRLSALGPGGLSRDRAGMEVRDVHPSHYGRMCPIETPEGPNIGLIGSLASYGRINPFGFVETPYRKVINGRVTDDVEYLSADVEDHFVIAQANAELNEDGTFAEERILVRTKGGEATDVPASDVDYMDVSARQMVSAATAMIPFLEHDDANRALMGANMQRQAVPLVQAEAPLVGTGMEHRAALDSGDVVRATKAGVVQEVSADLVTVAHDDGSYQSYKIAKFTRSNQGNCYNQQVKVNTGDRVEAGDLLADGPATDGGEMALGRNLLVAFMPWEGHNYEDAIILSQRLVQDDVLSSIHIEEHEIDARDTKLGPEEITRDIPNVSDEVLADLDERGIIRIGAEVRDGDLLVGKVTPKGETELTPEERLLRAIFGEKAREVRDTSMKVPHGETGTVIGVKVFDREEGDELPPGVNQLVRVYVANKRKITDGDKLAGRHGNKGVISKILPVEDMPFMEDGTPVDVVLNPLGVPGRMNVGQILELHLGWAAAQGWEVVGNPEWANGLPEGARTAEPRTRVASPVFDGASEGEITGLLESTTPSASGERLIGESGKARLFDGRSGEPYPQPVSVGYMYILKLHHLVDDKIHARSTGPYSMITQQPLGGKAQFGGQRFGEMEVWALEAYGAAYALQELLTIKSDDVTGRVKVYESIVKGENVPEPGIPESFKVLIKEMQSLCLNVEVLSSDGTQIDLRESDTEVFRAAEELGIDLSRREPSSVEEV; this is translated from the coding sequence TTGGCTGCCTCGCGCACTGCGAAGACCACTGTGTCCACCGCTCGGACGGCATCTGGCCGCCTGAGCTTTGCCAAGATCCGGGAGCCCCTTGAGGTCCCGGATCTGTTGGCACTTCAGACGGAGAGCTTTGACTGGCTGCTCGGCAACGAGCATTGGCAGGCTCGCGTCGCCGCCGCAAAGGAGGCCGGCAAGGACGACGTCCCAGACCGCTCCGGCCTCGAGGAGATCTTCGAGGAGATCTCCCCGATCGAGGACTTCTCCGGCTCCATGTCCCTGTCGTTCCGGGACCACCGCTTCGAGGAGCAGAAGTACTCCATCGACGAGTGCAAGGAGCGGGATATGACCTACTCCGCCCCGCTCTTCGTCACCGCCGAGTTCATCAACAACACCACCGGTGAGATCAAGTCCCAGACGGTCTTTATGGGCGACTTCCCGCTGATGACCGACCGCGGCACGTTCATCATCAACGGCACCGAGCGTGTCGTGGTGTCCCAGCTCGTGCGCAGCCCCGGTGTCTACTTCGAGCGCACGCTCGACAAGACGGCAGACAAGGACATCTACTCCACCAAGGTCATCCCGAGCCGGGGTGCGTGGCTGGAGTTCGAGATCGACAAGCGCGACATGGTCGGTGTGCGTGTCGACCGCAAGCGCAAGCAGTCCGTGACGGTGCTGCTGAAGGCCCTGGGCTGGACCGAGGCCCAGATCCTGGAGGAGTTCGGCGAGTACGAGTCGATGCGCGCCACCCTGGAGAAGGACCACACGGCCGACCAGGACGAGGCGCTGCTCGACATCTACCGCAAGCTGCGTCCGGGCGAGCCGCCGACCAAGGAGGCTGCCCAGACCCTGCTGGACAACCTCTACTTCAACCCCAAGCGTTACGACCTGGCCAAGGTCGGTCGTTACAAGATCAACAAGAAGCTGGGTGTCGAGGCTCCGCTGAGCGAGTCCGTGCTGGGCGTCGACGACATCGTCGCGACCATCAAGTACATCGTCGCGCTGCACGCCGGCGAGGAGACCCTCCCGGTCACCCGCAACGGTGAGACCGGGGAGCTGCGCGTCGAGGTCGACGACATCGACCACTTCGGCAACCGTCGTCTCCGCTCCGTCGGCGAGCTGATCCAGAACCAGGTCCGCACCGGGCTGTCCCGGATGGAGCGCGTCGTCCGAGAGCGGATGACCACCCAGGACGTCGAGGCCATCACGCCACAGACGCTGATCAACATCCGGCCGGTCGTCGCCTCCATCAAGGAGTTCTTCGGCACCAGCCAGCTGTCCCAGTTCATGGACCAGAACAACCCGCTGTCGGGCCTGACCCACAAGCGTCGCCTGTCGGCGCTGGGCCCCGGCGGTCTGTCCCGTGACCGCGCCGGCATGGAGGTCCGCGACGTCCACCCGTCGCACTACGGCCGGATGTGCCCCATCGAGACCCCTGAGGGACCGAACATCGGTCTGATCGGTTCGCTGGCCTCCTACGGCCGGATCAACCCGTTCGGCTTCGTGGAGACCCCCTACCGCAAGGTGATCAACGGTCGCGTCACCGACGACGTCGAGTACCTCTCGGCGGACGTGGAGGACCACTTCGTCATCGCGCAGGCCAACGCCGAGCTCAATGAGGACGGCACCTTCGCCGAGGAGCGGATCCTGGTCCGCACCAAGGGCGGGGAGGCCACCGACGTCCCGGCCAGCGACGTGGACTACATGGACGTCTCCGCACGCCAGATGGTGTCCGCGGCGACCGCCATGATCCCGTTCCTGGAGCACGACGACGCCAACCGTGCCCTGATGGGTGCCAACATGCAGCGTCAGGCCGTGCCGCTGGTCCAGGCCGAGGCGCCGCTGGTCGGCACCGGCATGGAGCACCGTGCCGCCCTGGACTCAGGTGACGTGGTGCGTGCCACCAAGGCAGGTGTGGTCCAGGAGGTCTCGGCCGACCTGGTCACCGTGGCGCACGACGACGGCAGTTACCAGTCCTACAAGATCGCCAAGTTCACCCGGTCCAACCAGGGCAACTGCTACAACCAGCAGGTCAAGGTCAACACCGGTGACCGTGTCGAGGCCGGAGACCTGCTGGCCGACGGTCCCGCGACCGACGGCGGCGAGATGGCACTGGGTCGCAACCTGCTCGTGGCTTTCATGCCGTGGGAGGGTCACAACTACGAGGACGCGATCATCCTCTCCCAGCGTCTCGTGCAGGACGATGTCCTCTCCTCGATCCACATCGAGGAGCACGAGATCGACGCCCGCGACACCAAGCTGGGTCCGGAGGAGATCACCCGGGACATCCCGAACGTCTCCGACGAGGTGCTGGCTGACCTGGACGAGCGCGGCATCATCCGCATCGGCGCCGAGGTCCGCGACGGCGACCTGCTGGTCGGCAAGGTCACGCCCAAGGGTGAGACCGAGCTGACCCCGGAGGAGCGCCTGCTGCGCGCCATCTTCGGCGAGAAGGCGCGCGAGGTGCGCGACACCTCGATGAAGGTCCCGCACGGCGAGACCGGCACCGTCATCGGTGTCAAGGTCTTCGACCGCGAGGAGGGCGACGAGCTTCCCCCCGGCGTCAACCAACTGGTCCGCGTCTACGTGGCCAACAAGCGCAAGATCACCGACGGTGACAAGCTTGCCGGCCGCCACGGCAACAAGGGCGTCATCTCCAAGATCCTGCCCGTGGAGGACATGCCCTTCATGGAGGACGGCACGCCGGTCGACGTGGTGCTCAACCCGCTGGGTGTCCCCGGCCGGATGAACGTTGGTCAGATCCTGGAACTGCACCTCGGCTGGGCCGCGGCGCAGGGCTGGGAAGTTGTGGGCAACCCGGAGTGGGCCAATGGCCTGCCCGAGGGCGCCCGCACGGCCGAGCCGCGCACCCGGGTGGCCAGCCCCGTCTTCGACGGTGCCTCTGAGGGCGAGATCACCGGTCTGCTCGAGTCGACCACGCCGTCGGCCTCCGGTGAGCGCCTCATCGGCGAGTCCGGCAAGGCCCGGCTGTTCGACGGTCGCTCCGGCGAGCCCTACCCGCAGCCGGTCTCCGTGGGCTACATGTACATCCTGAAGCTGCACCACCTCGTGGACGACAAGATCCACGCGCGGAGCACCGGGCCGTACTCGATGATCACCCAGCAGCCGCTGGGTGGTAAGGCCCAGTTCGGTGGCCAGCGCTTCGGCGAGATGGAGGTCTGGGCCCTGGAGGCCTACGGCGCCGCCTACGCCCTGCAGGAGCTGCTCACCATCAAGTCGGACGATGTCACCGGCCGCGTGAAGGTCTACGAGTCGATCGTCAAGGGCGAGAACGTCCCTGAGCCGGGCATCCCGGAGTCGTTCAAGGTGCTCATCAAGGAGATGCAGTCGCTCTGCCTGAACGTCGAGGTCCTGTCCTCCGACGGCACCCAGATCGACCTGCGCGAGTCCGACACCGAGGTCTTCCGCGCAGCGGAGGAGCTGGGCATCGACCTCTCGCGCCGCGAGCCCAGCAGCGTCGAAGAGGTATGA